In Candidatus Binatia bacterium, the sequence CAACTGCCGATCAACACGGCGGGCGGCATGCTCTCCGAGTCGTACATCCACGGCATGAACGGAATCGCCGAAGGCGTGCGGCAGATTCGCGGCACGTCGACGACGCAGATCAAGGGCGCCGAACGCGTGCTGGTTACCGGTGGACTTGGTGTGCCGACGAGCGCGCTCATCCTGACGAAAGGAAAGTAGTCGCCATGGCGTTGCAGCTGAACCAACGATACGCGAAGTACTTCTTCGAGCCGGTTGCCGAATCGTTCGAAGAAGGGTTTTGGGAAGCGATCAAACGGCGTGAGCTGGTCTTCCAGCGCTGCGGCAAGTGTCGCGAGTGGCTCCACCCACCGCGGCCGATGTGTCACAAGTGCAAGAGCTTCGACCTGCGCTGGGAGAAGTCGACCGGCAAGGGGAAAATCTACAGTTATGTCATCTTCACCCGCGAGGTGAACCCGCTCTACGTGGTGCCCTTCGAAGTGGTGCTGGTCGAGATGGACGACGAGAAGCCCGTGCGCATGGTGGCCAACATGCTCGACACCCAACCGGAGGAACTCTACATCGGCATGCCCGTCGAGCTCGATTTCTTCGACGTGTCACCCAAGCAGCCGATCCCGATCTTCAAGAAGCGAAAGGCGTGACCCGCCCCGGCGCAGTCCGGTACGCAACAGAATTGACGCACGGCGTATCGCCTATGGCGATACGCGCGAAGTGAAAAGGAGCCGACAATGAGAACTTCCCCCCACTTTCTGTACGAGAAGAAGGGCCACATCGCGATCATGACGTGGAACCGGCCAGAGAAGCGAAACTGCTTCACCCCGGAAATGATGGACGCCTTCTACGATGCCTTCGGTGATTTCGACAAGGATGACAACCTCTACGTGGCCATCCTGGCAAGCACCGGCGACAAGGCGTGGTGCTCGGGTGGCGACCTCGAAACGATGATCCCGGCCGTCACCTCGGGAAGGTTCAAGGTCAACGAGGATCCGACGAAGCGGGTATTCCACGATATTTTCAAGCCGATCATCACGGCGGTCAACGGGTTTGCCACCCTGGAGCTGATTCAGGGTACGGACCTGTGCGTGGCGTCGGAGAATGCCAGCTTCGCCCTCGGCGAAGTGCGCTGGGGCATGATCGCCGCAGGCGGTTCGCACGTACGGTTCCCGCGTTACCTCCCGTGGTGGATAGCGATGGAGGTGCTGCTGACGGGCCGACCCATCAGTGCACGGCGTGCGTACGAGGTCGGGATGGTGAACCGGCTGGTTCCCACGGTGGACCAGGTGCTGCCGACCGCGATGGAGCTGGCCGAGATCATCTGCCAAAATGGCCCGCTGGCGGTGCGCACGGCCAAGGAGATCGCCGTGCGTCAGTGGAATCACGAGCCCGCTTTCGTACTCGAAAACGCCCTGTTTCAGCGGGTCCGCAACTCCGAAGATGCGCAAGAAGGGCCGCGCTCCTACAAGGAGAAGCGCAAGCCGAATTTCAAGGGACGCTGAGGGCCTGCGGGGCCTGCGGCCGGCGTCATTTCTATGGCCCGCTCCCCGCCCGCACTCCAGAGGCTTCCGGCGGACGTGTTGGGTCGCTGCAGGCTTCCAAGTCCGACAGGCTGTTAGAACGCAGCGGGCACACTCCGGGAACGGGCGACAGAGAAGGAAGCACATGACTTCACTGAAGGACAAGACGTGCATCATCGGGATAGGTCAGACGCCGTATACGCGCGGCAAGGAGAAGGAGGTGGATGGGACGAACCTCACCATCCAGCTGAAAGCCTGTGAGGCCGCGATCGCCGATGCGGGATTGGCCAACAAACAGATCGACGGCATCTTGCCGTTTGCCAGCCTCAACATCGCCGAGGATTTCGCCGTGCATCTGGGCATCCAGGACCTGCGCTATCAGGCGACGTTGCATGTTGGTGGCGCGGCGCCCGGCGCGTCCGTTGCCACCGCGGCCATGGCGGTGAACGCGGGCATGTGCACGTACGCGCTAATCCCGGGCGGCTGGCTCGGGTATTCGGGCCGGCGGGTGCGCGAGGTGGTGACGGCCGATCCGACGGTGATGTCAGGGGGCGTGCCGGCGCGTGATTTCTACTTCCCGTACGGGCTGACCGCGCCGGTGCAGTGGTTCTCGTACATGGCGCGCCTGCACATGAACGAGTTCGGCACCAAGCCGGAACATCTGGGCGCGGTTGCCGTCGCGTGTCGCAAGCACGCGCAGCTCAATCCCGCCGCACTGATGCGCGGCAGGCCCATGACGATGCAAGATTACCTTGCCTCGCCGATGATCTCGGATCCCTTCCGGCTGCTGGACTGCTCGCTGGAAGCGGACGGCGCCTGCGCCTTCGTCGTCACGACCGTCGAGCGGGCGCGTGACCTGAAGGGGAAGCCCGTCTACATCACGGGATTC encodes:
- a CDS encoding OB-fold domain-containing protein, producing MALQLNQRYAKYFFEPVAESFEEGFWEAIKRRELVFQRCGKCREWLHPPRPMCHKCKSFDLRWEKSTGKGKIYSYVIFTREVNPLYVVPFEVVLVEMDDEKPVRMVANMLDTQPEELYIGMPVELDFFDVSPKQPIPIFKKRKA
- a CDS encoding enoyl-CoA hydratase-related protein, coding for MRTSPHFLYEKKGHIAIMTWNRPEKRNCFTPEMMDAFYDAFGDFDKDDNLYVAILASTGDKAWCSGGDLETMIPAVTSGRFKVNEDPTKRVFHDIFKPIITAVNGFATLELIQGTDLCVASENASFALGEVRWGMIAAGGSHVRFPRYLPWWIAMEVLLTGRPISARRAYEVGMVNRLVPTVDQVLPTAMELAEIICQNGPLAVRTAKEIAVRQWNHEPAFVLENALFQRVRNSEDAQEGPRSYKEKRKPNFKGR
- a CDS encoding transporter translates to MTSLKDKTCIIGIGQTPYTRGKEKEVDGTNLTIQLKACEAAIADAGLANKQIDGILPFASLNIAEDFAVHLGIQDLRYQATLHVGGAAPGASVATAAMAVNAGMCTYALIPGGWLGYSGRRVREVVTADPTVMSGGVPARDFYFPYGLTAPVQWFSYMARLHMNEFGTKPEHLGAVAVACRKHAQLNPAALMRGRPMTMQDYLASPMISDPFRLLDCSLEADGACAFVVTTVERARDLKGKPVYITGFAQGQPFPADDIVTREHMFNLGHTSATPRAFAMAGITPKDVDFAEIYDPFTFQVIQQIEEMGFCKRGEGGPFVEGGRIELGGQLPVNTHGGLLSEAHVLGMNHFVEAVKQLRGDAGERQVKNAKVGLVTGFGDFGDGSILILRN